The sequence below is a genomic window from Synergistaceae bacterium.
AGCCTAATTCGCGATATTCTGAAATTTTCGTGAGATTCCAGCGCGAGGCAAGAGAAGGCAAAAAAGGTTTATGGGCCGACGAGAAATAAAAATTTTTGCAAGTTTATGCTCCTCTGTTAATATAGACGGGGGAGCTTTTATTATATTTATTAATCAGGAGGTCTGAATAAATGACAAAATTAAATCCCTTGCTTGAGTTAAGAACTGGGCAGAGATTCGGGATCCCTTCATATTGCAGCGCTAATGAATTAGTGATCGAGGCAATTTTTGAGCAGGGCAAGAAATTTAATGATTATGTCTTAATCGAGGGAACATCGAATCAAATTAATCAATTCGGCGGCTATACAGGAATGACTCCGGCAGATTTTCGCGATTATGTTTTCAAGATTGCCGATAAAGTTAATTTTCCGCGCGATAAAATTATTCTCGGAGCTGATCATTTTGGCCCGTTGACTTGGACGAACTTGACGGAATCTGAAGCCATGAAAAACGCTCGTGAACTTGTTAGACTCGCTGTCTTGGCCGGATTCAAGAAAATTCATTTAGACACAAGCATGAAATTATCTGATGACCCAGTAAATGAAAGACTCTCAGATGAAATTATTGCAGAACGGGGAGCGATTCTATTAAACGAGTGCGAGAAAGCATATCAGGAATTATTACGCTCAAATCCTGAAGAGATTCGGCCGGTTTACATAATAGGTTCTGAAGTTCCCATACCGGGCGGCTCTCAAGAAGAAGACGATAAATTACAGGTTACAAGAGTTAAAGATTTCGAGAACACGCTAAAAATTTATAAGCGAAAATTTGACGATCATAATTTATCAGAGAGATGGCGCGATATTATTGCTGTTGTTGTACAGCCCGGAGTCGAATTCGGAGATAAGGACGTACATTTTTATAATAGAGGGGCAGCAAAGGAATTAACGGACTCGCTCAAGAATCACCCTGATTTAGTATTCGAGGGACATTCAACGGACTATCAGACTAGGGAGAAATTACGGGAAATGGCAGAAGACGGAGTCAAGATTCTCAAGGTCGGGCCGGCTTTGACTTTTGCGTTACGTGAAGGCTTATTTGCTTTGAGCTTTATCGAGCGTGAACTAATACCGGAAAATCAACGCGCAAATTTTATGGAAATTTTAGAAAGTGTAATGCTTGCTAATCCTGAACACTGGCGAAAACACTATCACGGCTCGGAACTTGATAAATTTCTTGCGAGAAAATACAGCTATTCTGACAGGTGCCGATATTATTTCAGTTTACCGGAAATTAAAGCAGCTATTAATAAATTATTCGCAAATATTGATAGTGTCGAGATTCCGGCG
It includes:
- a CDS encoding class II D-tagatose-bisphosphate aldolase, non-catalytic subunit codes for the protein MTKLNPLLELRTGQRFGIPSYCSANELVIEAIFEQGKKFNDYVLIEGTSNQINQFGGYTGMTPADFRDYVFKIADKVNFPRDKIILGADHFGPLTWTNLTESEAMKNARELVRLAVLAGFKKIHLDTSMKLSDDPVNERLSDEIIAERGAILLNECEKAYQELLRSNPEEIRPVYIIGSEVPIPGGSQEEDDKLQVTRVKDFENTLKIYKRKFDDHNLSERWRDIIAVVVQPGVEFGDKDVHFYNRGAAKELTDSLKNHPDLVFEGHSTDYQTREKLREMAEDGVKILKVGPALTFALREGLFALSFIERELIPENQRANFMEILESVMLANPEHWRKHYHGSELDKFLARKYSYSDRCRYYFSLPEIKAAINKLFANIDSVEIPAGLLSQFMPRQYKLVRDKLLDLKADSLVKNFVVSCAEDYNYAVKVN